CAGATAATTCTAGTAATAGTAAGGCTACAGGAGGAATATTATTAAATACTACCATTACCACTAGCATACCTGATCATCTATTTATTGAAAGTGAAAGTGAAATATTAAAAAATTTAGCAACTTTCCAATTTATTGATAACTACTACACTACTTCTAAAAGATTATATGATATTTATGCAAATATCATAGATTATCCAAAACCTTGGCAAGTAATTTATGATAATGTACTAATTCAGGATGCGGAATCAAGTCATGATGAAGATCATGCAAGTTTAGTTGTAACATGGATTGGTAATAGTTCTTGGGGAAGTTGGTATAGTAGTACTCCTGATTATAAAGGTCTAAAAACAGTAATTATACCAGTACTAGAACAGCTTGATAAAGATGGAATTCATATCAAAAGATGTATAGTGGATAAAAATGAGCGAATACGTTCTAAACAAGAAATTTGGGAGATTTTAAAAAAAACAGACATTTTGCTAATAGCATCTGTGCAAGAAGGAACGCCGCTAACCATCATTGAAGCTATGGCATTTGGTTGTGCAATTATCACTACGGATGTAGGTATTGCTAGGGAGGTGTTACCTGAGGTGCAACATGAATTTATAATTAACAGGAATCATACAGGATTTATAAATGCACTAAAAAAATTAAATGTTGAAAGGGAACTATTAGCAAAGATTAAACAACAAAACTGTCTGTCTTATCAGGAAATCTTTGCAAATAAAACTCAAATGCAAAACTTATGGTATTCATTTATAGAAGACTCAGTAAACAATCATACCAAAAAACAGATATTACAAACAAAGCAACAAATTTTAAGAAATATAGAGCTTGTTAATAATAAGAATTCTTCCTTTGTAACGTATAGACTGCTCTCAAAAATCCTTTTTCTCCCATTTCTTAAAGAAATAGCACGATTTCTTCTAAAATATTCTTGGATTAAGTTGTCTGTTAGACGAATAATTACTATGTTCTATTCTTTTTTTTCAAAAAATGACTATGATAATTTTAAAAATTTTATAATCAAATATCAGGGACAAAAACAAGATCAATGTTATTCCTGCCTATGCGGGAATAACATTGAAGAAAGCAGGGATGACATCGGAGAAGTTCAAATGCCTCTAGGACAAAAAGATATTGATGATATTTATGTAATTTATCCTAGCATTTTTCCTGGAGTTGCTAATTCCACTAAAGGATTATTTGATAAAATAATTCCTTTTCCTATGGGGAAATTCAATGTTTTGATAAGTTATATTAACTCGTATTTACCTGACAAAGTTATTACTCCAATAGCAAAATTACTTATAAAAACAGGCATTAAAAACTTAATTATATCTGGAGGGCTTGATGTTCATATTCAATTAGTAGAGAAGCTGCATGAAATGAAAGGGGATAATTGTTTAAATATCTACTACTTATGGCATGGTTCCCCTGCTCAATGGGTAGGTATTGGTCATTGCCAAACTTTTTACAGATGGTTGAATTTATATAAGCAGCATAAAATTAAATCCATTATCACTCTGAAAAATGGTCTAGAACAATTTCTTATAGCCAATGGTGTACAATCTTATCTATTACAAAACTTCATACCATTGCTGCTAGAAAAAAAGATAATTTCCCTAGAAACTGGTAAATTTAAAATTGGTATATGGAGTACATCAAACAGATGGATCAAGAATCTCTACCCTCAATTTGCGGCGATAAGTATGTTTAAAGATCGGGTTTGTTGTTATACTAATTTCTCTTTTGATAACAATAAATATGCTTCTTGGATGATGGAAGATGTAGAACTTAAAGCTTTTCCTGAGAATTTACCCCATAAAGAATTAATAAAATTGATGGCAAATACTAATTTAACTTTATACATTACTAATTCGGAATGTTCCCCTATGATAGTTTTGGAAAGTCTAGGTTTAGGAGTGCCTTGCTTAGTTGGTCCTACAGCGGATATTTATGATGATGAATTTTTACGTGATATGTTAACGGTTAACCGTGTTGACTGTCCGTTAACTATATTTAATGCCGTAGAAAAGGTTCAACAAAATATTGATATAATCTGTTCTAAGCTACCTGACTTCATTAAAAAATATAATGAAAAAGCTCTTGCTTTAAAAAACTCTTTGCTGACAGTTATAAAAGATAATCATAATACTACCGTGTAGATTTATAGATCTTACTACTTAACTTCAACCACACTACCCCCATTCGGGATAAGAATTAACTAATTCTTATCCCAAATTCGCGTACACTGGTTAATTTAATTATGAAGCTAGTAGTACTATTGATTTTATGCTATATTAGTTTTAATAACTGATCACTACTAATAACATAAATAATTATCATGAGTAACGACAAACCGTTAATTTCCTTTGACTATGCTATTAAGTACCTTCTGAAAGATAAAGGCGATTATGCTATAGTAGAAGGTTTTATCTCAGCTCTTCTTAAGACCAAGGGTTATAAGGACGTTAAAATAGTAGCCTTACTTGAGACCGAGAGTAACAAAGAAGATAGTAAAAGTAAAAGAAGTCTAGCTGATGTAATTGTAGAAGACGAAGATCACCATAAATATATTATTGAAATCGAGCGTAATGTTAAGGATTCTTTTATTCATAAGGCCTGCTTTAACACCTCAAGACTTATCGTTGATAACCTTGCCCAAAGGGAAGATTATACCCAAATAATAAAGATATTTCATATATCCCTACTC
Above is a genomic segment from Candidatus Tisiphia endosymbiont of Nedyus quadrimaculatus containing:
- a CDS encoding glycosyltransferase — protein: MNSKETLILVSDVRGWAFDNVAQYVQSLLSDQYDCHIIYSCDYKTYKDFLIKLNQYTSIKLIHFFYRGYLTELLRSIADNSSNSKATGGILLNTTITTSIPDHLFIESESEILKNLATFQFIDNYYTTSKRLYDIYANIIDYPKPWQVIYDNVLIQDAESSHDEDHASLVVTWIGNSSWGSWYSSTPDYKGLKTVIIPVLEQLDKDGIHIKRCIVDKNERIRSKQEIWEILKKTDILLIASVQEGTPLTIIEAMAFGCAIITTDVGIAREVLPEVQHEFIINRNHTGFINALKKLNVERELLAKIKQQNCLSYQEIFANKTQMQNLWYSFIEDSVNNHTKKQILQTKQQILRNIELVNNKNSSFVTYRLLSKILFLPFLKEIARFLLKYSWIKLSVRRIITMFYSFFSKNDYDNFKNFIIKYQGQKQDQCYSCLCGNNIEESRDDIGEVQMPLGQKDIDDIYVIYPSIFPGVANSTKGLFDKIIPFPMGKFNVLISYINSYLPDKVITPIAKLLIKTGIKNLIISGGLDVHIQLVEKLHEMKGDNCLNIYYLWHGSPAQWVGIGHCQTFYRWLNLYKQHKIKSIITLKNGLEQFLIANGVQSYLLQNFIPLLLEKKIISLETGKFKIGIWSTSNRWIKNLYPQFAAISMFKDRVCCYTNFSFDNNKYASWMMEDVELKAFPENLPHKELIKLMANTNLTLYITNSECSPMIVLESLGLGVPCLVGPTADIYDDEFLRDMLTVNRVDCPLTIFNAVEKVQQNIDIICSKLPDFIKKYNEKALALKNSLLTVIKDNHNTTV